CCAGGAGAATCACCACGAAGGCCAGCAAGTAGCGTGCCGGCCGGATCTGCCCGCGTGGAGGTGCCACGTTAGGTCTGTCTCCTCGTCCGAGGTCGGTGCCGAAGGTCCAGCAGTCGTCCAGAGCCACGCCGTCGCACCGCTCCGGCACGACGCGACGCGCCGCACGGTAACTGCGCGACAACGCTGTTCAGTTTGACAGGTCACATGTTCGCCCCCTCCCGTTGGGAGGGGACGTCGGCAACATATCCGCGGACCCGCGTGCTTGCCACCATGATCCGTGTCGCTCTCCGCGCGAATCACCCGCGGTGCGCGGCGTTCCGCGTGTTCAGCCGGGAGGAATCGCGCGCGCCGGTGGCGAGAACCCGCCACCGGACACGAACCGCCTCGCGCACACGTGTCCGGTGCGGCACTCGATCCTCAGCGCGACACGCGGGCCGACGAACGGACCCGTCAGCTGGTCTTCTGCTTCTCGGTGCTGTCGGCCGTCTCCTCGTCACCGGAGTCGGCCAGCTCGTCGTCCGAGTTGTCGTCCGAGTTGTCGTCCGAGTCTTCGTCGCTGTCGTCCTCGTCGGCCTCGGAATCGACCTTCTCCCTGATCGCCTGACGCAGCCAGGTGGTGACGACACCATCGGCGATTTCGAGATCGAGGGAATCGTCATCCGTGTCCACAACGGTGCCGTAAAGCCCCGAGGTGGTCATGACACGGTCACCGACCGTCAACGAGTTCTGCAGCTTCTGCTGTTCGCTCATCGCCTTCCGCTGCTTGCGCATCTGGAAGAACAGCATCGCGGCGATGCCGACGAGCAGAATCGGAAAAATCAGGCCTTCCATCTTGCTCCATCCACGGACGTCTCCCGGACGGCGCGGCGACCGCGACAACGGAGCCGTGCACCACCGGCGCCCGGACTGTTCGGATGTACCGCCTCCAGTGTGCCAGGCTCACCTGCGGTGAAACGGACCTACCCGAAAACCCCCACCTCGACGGGCTGTGTCCCAGCGCACAGAGCCGACCGGCGCACACGCCCCGCGGAGCCGGCCGGAAGCGCGCAAAAGTGCGCAAGCCCACCCGCCCGGTCCCGGTGAGGCTTCGTCGTCCCGGTCTCGCGAGCGCTCGCTGCTGCGCCGAACTCCACCGGGAACTCCCGATCGAGGAGTTCGCCCCAGCGCAGGCGCTTTGAGCCTGCGCAGTCGGCACCGCCCGCAAGCACCCCGAACCGCCCGAAAAACCCGGACGGGCACTCCCGACCGGGGCTTCACGCCAACGCAGGTGCTTTGAGCCTGCGCAGCCCGGCCAACCGCGG
This genomic stretch from Actinopolyspora halophila DSM 43834 harbors:
- the yajC gene encoding preprotein translocase subunit YajC, whose translation is MEGLIFPILLVGIAAMLFFQMRKQRKAMSEQQKLQNSLTVGDRVMTTSGLYGTVVDTDDDSLDLEIADGVVTTWLRQAIREKVDSEADEDDSDEDSDDNSDDNSDDELADSGDEETADSTEKQKTS